One Amphiprion ocellaris isolate individual 3 ecotype Okinawa chromosome 5, ASM2253959v1, whole genome shotgun sequence genomic region harbors:
- the pmepa1 gene encoding protein TMEPAI isoform X1: MLNLMGVLNATAANVSCTCNCKRYNPLQSMEITQLEFVQILVIVVVMMVMVVVITCLLNHYRLSTRSLLSRHAPTRRRHLPLANEGGLWSSESTGTSSVLNEHQVYNPRPPDRGVPTSYLQREPHHGQSQPPLHSQRFQHTYAPSRFQPTYPYLPQSLIDLPPTISLSDGEEPPPYQGPCTLQLRDPEQQMELNRESVRAPPNRTVFDSHPLDPSNSCLQASLQAPPPSVHSGISVLEAQEALSRHQKQGSRVEGAPPTYSEVIGHYYHPSSLNSTHSHRTVPQAPPSSLIQGLLRPPPQQQGSVDNRNTRNTKEKSQKPQQV, translated from the exons CCCAGCTGGAGTTTGTCCAGATCCTGGTGATCGTGGTGGTCATGATGGTCATGGTGGTGGTGATCACCTGCCTGCTGAACCACTACCGCCTATCAACACGCTCTCTCCTCTCCAGACACGCCCCCACACGCAGGAGACACCTGCCATTGGCCAAT GAGGGAGGTCTGTGGTCCTCTGAGTCAACAGGGACAAGCAGTGTTCTAAATGAG CACCAGGTGTATAACCCCCGTCCCCCAGATCGAGGGGTCCCCACGTCCTACCTACAGCGGGAACCGCATCACGGCCAGTCCCAGCCTCCGCTCCATTCCCAGCGCTTCCAGCACACATATGCCCCGAGTCGGTTCCAGCCGACGTATCCCTACCTGCCCCAGAGCCTCATCGACCTCCCCCCGACGATCTCCCTGTCAGACGGCGAGGAGCCGCCACCGTACCAGGGCCCCTGCACCCTGCAGCTTCGGGACCCCGAGCAGCAGATGGAGCTGAACCGCGAGTCGGTCCGAGCGCCGCCGAACAGAACCGTGTTCGACTCCCACCCCCTCGATCCATCCAACTCCTGTCTGCAGGCCAG TCTGCAGGCGCCTCCTCCGAGCGTCCACTCGGGCATCAGTGTGCTAGAAGCCCAGGAGGCCTTGTCCCGGCACCAGAAGCAGGGCTCTCGAGTTGAAGGAGCTCCCCCGACCTACAGCGAGGTCATCGGGCACTACTACCACCCTTCGTCCCTGAACTCCACCCACAGCCACCGAACTGTGCCGCAAGCGCCGCCGTCCTCGCTCATACAGGGTCTGCTCCGACCTCCGCCTCAGCAGCAAGGAAGCGTGGACAACAGGAACACAAGGAATACAAAGGAGAAATCCCAGAAGCCCCAGCAGGTGTGA
- the pmepa1 gene encoding protein TMEPAI isoform X2 has protein sequence MQPSSGSHNHDNCVQTQLCAQLEFVQILVIVVVMMVMVVVITCLLNHYRLSTRSLLSRHAPTRRRHLPLANEGGLWSSESTGTSSVLNEHQVYNPRPPDRGVPTSYLQREPHHGQSQPPLHSQRFQHTYAPSRFQPTYPYLPQSLIDLPPTISLSDGEEPPPYQGPCTLQLRDPEQQMELNRESVRAPPNRTVFDSHPLDPSNSCLQASLQAPPPSVHSGISVLEAQEALSRHQKQGSRVEGAPPTYSEVIGHYYHPSSLNSTHSHRTVPQAPPSSLIQGLLRPPPQQQGSVDNRNTRNTKEKSQKPQQV, from the exons ATGCAGCCGTCGTCAGGGAGCCACAACCATGACAACTGTGTTCAGACACAACTGTGCG CCCAGCTGGAGTTTGTCCAGATCCTGGTGATCGTGGTGGTCATGATGGTCATGGTGGTGGTGATCACCTGCCTGCTGAACCACTACCGCCTATCAACACGCTCTCTCCTCTCCAGACACGCCCCCACACGCAGGAGACACCTGCCATTGGCCAAT GAGGGAGGTCTGTGGTCCTCTGAGTCAACAGGGACAAGCAGTGTTCTAAATGAG CACCAGGTGTATAACCCCCGTCCCCCAGATCGAGGGGTCCCCACGTCCTACCTACAGCGGGAACCGCATCACGGCCAGTCCCAGCCTCCGCTCCATTCCCAGCGCTTCCAGCACACATATGCCCCGAGTCGGTTCCAGCCGACGTATCCCTACCTGCCCCAGAGCCTCATCGACCTCCCCCCGACGATCTCCCTGTCAGACGGCGAGGAGCCGCCACCGTACCAGGGCCCCTGCACCCTGCAGCTTCGGGACCCCGAGCAGCAGATGGAGCTGAACCGCGAGTCGGTCCGAGCGCCGCCGAACAGAACCGTGTTCGACTCCCACCCCCTCGATCCATCCAACTCCTGTCTGCAGGCCAG TCTGCAGGCGCCTCCTCCGAGCGTCCACTCGGGCATCAGTGTGCTAGAAGCCCAGGAGGCCTTGTCCCGGCACCAGAAGCAGGGCTCTCGAGTTGAAGGAGCTCCCCCGACCTACAGCGAGGTCATCGGGCACTACTACCACCCTTCGTCCCTGAACTCCACCCACAGCCACCGAACTGTGCCGCAAGCGCCGCCGTCCTCGCTCATACAGGGTCTGCTCCGACCTCCGCCTCAGCAGCAAGGAAGCGTGGACAACAGGAACACAAGGAATACAAAGGAGAAATCCCAGAAGCCCCAGCAGGTGTGA